One part of the Gemmatimonadales bacterium genome encodes these proteins:
- the rsxC gene encoding electron transport complex subunit RsxC, whose amino-acid sequence MRSPGFRHGVHPPEAKELTHQLPIRRMPYPDEIVLPLRQHAGKPAKLCVQVGDHVERGDPVGLADGWVSVPIHSSAAGRVTDIGMWPHPDGTMATAVRIAVDRYAAQVPRPRMVPHWEGLSTDDVVRAVQDAGVVGLGGAAFPTHVKLAPPADFPVHTLIINGAECEPYLTSDHRTMAEYPARVMFGIRVMMHTMKVSKCVVGVERNKPDAIDALRGALPADLDITILPLTVKYPQGAEKMLIQAVTGVEVPSGKLPVTVGVVVQNVGSVAAIAEVFETGLPLIERIVTVSGHGLLRPANLIVPVGTKLRDLLDYCGGLAPDAAEVIIGGPMMGQAQANLDAPVLKGTTGVVVLQRHETRLEKVYPCIHCGRCLDACPVFLNPSLLGDLARVSRYDDMTDAHLADCMLCGSCSYVCPSNIPLSQLFQASKVALRRAAAGAA is encoded by the coding sequence ATGCGCTCACCAGGATTCCGGCACGGCGTCCACCCTCCCGAGGCAAAGGAGCTGACTCATCAGCTCCCGATCCGTCGGATGCCGTACCCCGACGAGATCGTGCTTCCGCTGCGCCAGCATGCCGGAAAGCCGGCCAAGCTCTGCGTGCAGGTGGGCGACCACGTCGAGCGGGGCGACCCGGTCGGACTGGCCGACGGCTGGGTGTCCGTCCCCATCCACTCGTCGGCGGCCGGCCGGGTGACCGACATCGGCATGTGGCCCCATCCCGACGGCACCATGGCCACCGCCGTACGGATCGCGGTGGACCGGTACGCCGCACAAGTCCCGCGGCCCCGGATGGTGCCGCATTGGGAGGGGCTGTCGACCGATGACGTGGTGCGCGCGGTGCAGGACGCGGGCGTCGTTGGGCTTGGCGGGGCCGCCTTCCCCACGCATGTGAAGCTGGCTCCGCCGGCTGATTTTCCGGTCCATACGCTCATCATCAACGGCGCCGAGTGCGAGCCGTACCTGACGTCCGACCACCGGACCATGGCGGAGTACCCGGCGCGGGTCATGTTCGGGATCCGGGTGATGATGCACACCATGAAGGTGAGCAAGTGCGTGGTGGGGGTGGAGCGGAACAAGCCCGACGCGATCGACGCGCTGCGCGGCGCACTTCCCGCCGACCTCGACATCACGATCCTGCCGCTGACCGTGAAGTATCCGCAGGGCGCCGAGAAGATGCTGATCCAGGCAGTCACCGGGGTTGAAGTTCCGTCCGGCAAGCTGCCGGTGACGGTCGGCGTGGTGGTGCAGAACGTCGGGTCGGTCGCCGCGATTGCGGAGGTGTTCGAAACCGGACTCCCGCTGATCGAGCGAATCGTGACCGTCTCGGGGCACGGCCTGCTGCGGCCGGCCAACCTCATCGTGCCGGTGGGCACCAAGCTGCGGGACCTGCTGGACTATTGTGGCGGGCTGGCGCCCGACGCCGCGGAAGTGATCATCGGCGGGCCGATGATGGGGCAAGCCCAGGCCAACCTCGACGCCCCGGTCCTGAAGGGCACGACGGGCGTGGTGGTGCTGCAGCGGCACGAGACCCGTCTCGAGAAGGTGTACCCCTGCATCCACTGCGGACGCTGCCTCGACGCCTGCCCCGTCTTCCTCAATCCCTCGCTCCTGGGGGACCTGGCCCGGGTCAGCCGGTATGACGACATGACCGACGCCCACCTGGCGGACTGCATGCTCTGCGGCTCCTGCTCCTACGTGTGCCCCTCCAACATTCCGCTCTCGCAACTCTTCCAGGCGAGCAAGGTCGCGCTCCGGCGCGCCGCCGCGGGGGCGGCATGA
- a CDS encoding RnfABCDGE type electron transport complex subunit D, protein MNAPRQPGLVITASPHVRSQDSTPVIMWNVVGTLVPVIGAAAWYFGISALLVISAAALGALVTERLFGRGGSLADGSAVITGLLLGLTLPAGMPLWMAALGGAFGIGFGKIVWGGLGQNVFNPALVGRAFLQAAFPVAITTWPTGGGSFWTLRGDLFALPFMHPVTDAITSATPLGLLKFEGKGTDLAHLVMGNTGGSLGETAAIVILACGAYLAFRGYLNWRIPVSIFLTVAALSTVIHLVDAQRPDALFMLFSGGLMLGAVYMATDMVTSPVTNRGRWVFGAGVGALVVVIRLWGGLPEGVMYAILFMNALVPFINRATQPRVFGTARREAA, encoded by the coding sequence ATGAACGCGCCTCGTCAACCCGGCCTGGTCATCACGGCGTCGCCGCATGTGCGATCGCAGGATTCGACGCCGGTCATCATGTGGAACGTTGTGGGGACGCTGGTGCCGGTCATCGGGGCGGCGGCGTGGTACTTCGGCATCAGCGCGCTGCTGGTGATTTCGGCCGCTGCACTCGGCGCCCTGGTGACCGAACGGCTGTTTGGCCGGGGCGGTTCGCTCGCCGACGGATCGGCGGTCATCACCGGCCTCCTCCTTGGACTTACCCTGCCCGCCGGGATGCCGCTCTGGATGGCCGCCCTTGGCGGGGCATTCGGGATCGGCTTCGGGAAGATCGTCTGGGGCGGCCTCGGGCAGAACGTCTTCAACCCCGCCCTGGTGGGCCGCGCCTTTCTGCAGGCGGCGTTCCCCGTCGCCATCACCACCTGGCCCACCGGCGGCGGGTCGTTCTGGACCCTGCGGGGCGACCTCTTCGCGCTGCCATTCATGCATCCCGTCACCGACGCCATCACATCCGCCACGCCGCTCGGGCTGCTCAAGTTCGAGGGCAAGGGCACCGACCTCGCGCACCTGGTCATGGGAAACACCGGCGGATCGCTGGGTGAGACTGCCGCCATCGTGATCCTGGCCTGCGGCGCCTATCTGGCCTTCCGCGGGTACCTCAACTGGCGGATTCCCGTCAGCATCTTCCTGACCGTCGCCGCGCTCAGCACCGTGATCCACCTCGTGGACGCGCAGCGCCCCGACGCCCTCTTCATGCTCTTCTCCGGCGGCCTGATGCTCGGCGCGGTGTACATGGCGACCGACATGGTCACGTCGCCGGTCACCAACCGCGGTCGCTGGGTGTTCGGCGCCGGGGTCGGTGCACTGGTGGTAGTGATCCGGCTATGGGGCGGCCTGCCCGAGGGCGTCATGTACGCGATCCTGTTCATGAACGCGCTGGTGCCGTTCATCAATCGCGCCACACAGCCCCGGGTATTCGGCACCGCGCGCAGGGAGGCGGCATGA
- a CDS encoding RnfABCDGE type electron transport complex subunit G has protein sequence MTMPHSHGAPATATPRASTPAWRLVATLAVAGAMSGLLVSSVYQWTLPAIEQHAAEREKAAVYEVLGAPARWDTLYLVDDALTRTAPATKGVARTPRAFVGFDTDGKELGVAITGTEPGFQDNVTIMIGFRPATGELIGFRVLEQKETPGLGDKIESDTAFTSQFAGRMPPLRGVKGATSGGKDEVQTITGATISSRAVVRIINNAIARWSPLLAAWEEGGAQ, from the coding sequence ATGACCATGCCGCACTCACACGGCGCCCCTGCCACCGCCACTCCACGTGCCAGCACCCCGGCGTGGCGCCTGGTGGCCACGCTGGCCGTGGCCGGCGCCATGTCCGGCCTGCTGGTCTCCTCGGTGTACCAGTGGACCCTCCCCGCCATCGAGCAGCATGCGGCGGAGCGGGAGAAGGCGGCGGTGTACGAAGTCCTCGGCGCACCGGCGCGGTGGGACACGCTCTACCTGGTGGATGACGCGCTGACCCGGACCGCCCCCGCCACGAAGGGGGTCGCGCGCACGCCTCGCGCCTTCGTTGGCTTCGATACCGACGGGAAGGAACTGGGGGTGGCCATCACCGGCACCGAGCCCGGCTTCCAGGACAACGTGACCATCATGATCGGGTTCCGGCCGGCCACCGGCGAGCTCATCGGCTTCCGCGTACTGGAGCAGAAGGAAACGCCGGGCCTGGGCGACAAGATCGAGAGCGACACGGCGTTCACCAGCCAGTTTGCCGGACGGATGCCCCCGTTGCGTGGGGTGAAGGGCGCCACCAGCGGCGGGAAGGACGAAGTCCAGACCATTACGGGCGCCACGATCTCCTCGCGCGCGGTGGTGCGGATCATCAACAACGCCATCGCCAGGTGGAGCCCGCTCCTCGCCGCCTGGGAAGAGGGAGGTGCCCAGTGA
- the rsxE gene encoding electron transport complex subunit RsxE, producing the protein MTDGAPATPASPPEFVPGAPPPAAFSADVWRGIGRENPVLIQMLGLCPSMAVTNTLANGLAMGAATLLVLVGSEVFVSLFRKVIPGEVRITSYVLIIATFVTVVDLLLAATFPDISKALGPFMPLIVVNCIVLGRAEAFAAKVRPVRALADGIGMGLGFTLTLVVISGIRELLGRGSLLNVNVFGPHFEPWVFMVMPPGGFLTLGILMLGLAWFAEARRRRAKAVA; encoded by the coding sequence GTGACCGACGGCGCGCCCGCCACCCCCGCCAGTCCGCCGGAATTCGTTCCCGGCGCCCCACCCCCGGCCGCGTTCAGCGCGGACGTGTGGCGGGGCATCGGGCGGGAAAACCCCGTGCTGATCCAGATGCTGGGGCTCTGTCCGTCCATGGCCGTCACCAACACCCTGGCCAACGGCCTCGCGATGGGCGCGGCCACGCTCCTGGTGCTCGTGGGCTCGGAGGTGTTCGTCTCGCTGTTCCGCAAGGTGATCCCAGGTGAGGTTCGCATCACCTCCTACGTCCTGATCATCGCCACCTTCGTGACCGTCGTGGACCTGCTGCTGGCCGCCACCTTTCCGGATATCAGCAAGGCGCTGGGCCCGTTCATGCCGCTGATCGTCGTCAACTGCATCGTCCTGGGGCGCGCCGAGGCATTTGCGGCGAAGGTCCGGCCGGTGCGCGCCCTGGCCGACGGCATCGGCATGGGCCTGGGCTTCACCCTGACGCTCGTCGTCATCAGCGGCATCCGCGAACTGCTCGGCCGCGGGTCGCTCCTGAACGTCAACGTCTTTGGCCCGCACTTCGAGCCCTGGGTGTTCATGGTGATGCCGCCGGGCGGGTTCCTGACCCTTGGCATCCTCATGCTCGGCCTGGCCTGGTTCGCAGAGGCGCGCCGGCGGCGCGCGAAGGCGGTCGCATGA
- a CDS encoding Rnf-Nqr domain containing protein produces the protein MSNLAWIFVSTLLVSNFTLAMFLGLCPFFGVTSKIDTAWRLGAANTFVMLLTALGAWTLNTYVLTQVPFLRTIAFIVVIASGVQIVEMAIKKFSPTLFRQLGIFLPLITTNCAILGLALFQTARQYTLAESIVFALGGGAGLTLALSLMASIRERMDVADVPVVARGMGLVLVVASVLSMAFMGFAGMGSAP, from the coding sequence ATGAGCAACCTCGCATGGATCTTCGTCTCGACGCTGCTGGTCAGCAACTTCACCCTGGCGATGTTCCTGGGGCTCTGCCCCTTCTTCGGGGTCACCTCGAAGATCGACACCGCCTGGCGGCTGGGAGCGGCGAACACCTTTGTGATGCTGCTGACCGCGCTCGGGGCCTGGACCCTCAACACCTACGTGCTCACCCAGGTGCCGTTCCTCCGCACCATCGCGTTCATCGTGGTCATCGCCTCGGGCGTCCAGATCGTGGAGATGGCGATCAAGAAGTTCTCGCCCACGCTGTTCCGGCAGCTGGGCATTTTCCTCCCGCTGATCACCACCAACTGCGCGATCCTCGGCCTGGCGCTCTTCCAGACCGCCCGTCAGTACACCCTGGCCGAGTCGATCGTGTTCGCGCTCGGCGGCGGCGCCGGGCTGACGCTGGCCCTCTCACTCATGGCGTCGATCCGGGAGCGCATGGACGTGGCCGACGTGCCGGTCGTGGCCCGGGGCATGGGTCTGGTGCTGGTGGTGGCCTCCGTGCTGTCGATGGCGTTCATGGGATTCGCCGGCATGGGGAGCGCACCATGA